In Pseudomonadota bacterium, the DNA window TCGGGTCAGGCTTCGGGGAGAGAGGTGAAACCGCCCACGAGATCGGCGATCTGTCGGGCTGCGCTGTCTTCGGCACGCTCTCCGGCCGCGGCGCGTGGATCGGCGGCGTGGCTGTAGTCGCTGCGCTCCATGAACGTGCCCACCTCGCGGGGGAGCAGACGCGGAGGGACCTGCGCGGGTGCCGATGCACGGGGACGCGCCTGGAAGGCCGCCGCGTAGCGAGACAGGTCACCGCTCACGCCGCGGTCGGCGATGAGCTCGCGTGCGCTGGCGCCGTTCGTGCCGGCGCTCGTCGGGGCGATCTTCCAGGCCGCCAGGGCCTTCCAGTCGGCGGCGTCGGCCATCTGGCGCACGGGCGCGTCGGCGGCGAGCAGGCCGCTCAGCTGCGCGTCTGGGTCGGCGTGGCCCTCATCGGTGCTGGCGCTCATTCGCCCCACAGCGCTCCGACTTGTGGGGTAGCGACGCATGGTGACATCGAGGTCGGCGTTCCCCCCGAGGTAGGCATTGAGCTCGCCAACGACGCTGACGAGGCTCGAGGTGCTGCTCGCGGTGGCGGCGACGGGAGGGCCCAGAACGCTCTGGTAGTAGCTGTTCAGCTGGGTCACGCCCGTGATGCGTGGGGCTTCGACCTCGAGGACCTCGCCCACGTTCTGTACCTGCTGGGCTGCTCTTGACTGCCAGATGTCGAACATGGCCGCTCCTCAAGCATCATCGTGCGGGGTTCAGGTAGACACCCGATGTGTCGCGGTGACCCGAGCGTGTGCTGAGGGCATGATACCCCGGTCGCGGGCAAAAGTAAATGCGCGCGTCGCGCGGCATCTCAGCCGATGCAGTAGAGGATGGCGAGCATGCCGGCCAGGAGGGCACCGAACCCGAGGGCGTGCACGGTGAGGCGCACGAGGTACCAGCTGAGGTGCAGCCCCTCGCGGATCTGTCGGCGAAGGCCGCAGCGGCTGCGATGCCGGCGGTGCAGCGCGCGCATGCGCATGCGTCGGATGTCGGAGTCGAGAAGCGGTGCGGCTTCGAGGGCGGTCTGTTGCGTTCTCATGGATTCGGCCTCCACGATGGGATCTCTCTCTCGTTGAGAGAGTCGGGTCAGGGGGTCGACCTTCCACGGTGAGTATATCCGGAGAACCTGAAAAATAGTTGAAATCGGTTCAGACGTTTGAAATTCTCCCGGCCCCAGCCGATGATATCAGGGAGATCGGAGGGTCGAGAGAAGGGCCTCGAGGTCGCGGATGCGGCCCTCGGTGAGGCGGGTTGCGGTGCGCAGCCACGCCATGGCGGCCGCGCTGGCGTCTTGCTCGATGGCCGCCTCCGCGGTGGCTGCGGCGTCGCGGTAGAGCGTGAATGTCCGCTGGGCCTTGCGCATCTTCGCGCGGGTGTCTTCGGGAGCGGCCGCGATCACGCGCTCGAACACCGCGCGCAGGCGTGCGTCGACTTCGTTGAAGGCGACCACGGCCTTGGCCCGCACCTCGGCGACGGGCTCGGCCTGCGCGGGAGTGACGCCATGCGGGAGCAGGATGGCCACGGCGCAGGCGAGCAGGGTGATGACGGCGCGTCTCATGGGGTTTCTTCCTCTCCAGCGTCGGAAGGTTTCAATGTCTGGGCCCACACCGATTCGAAGCTGGGGTGGTTGTCTGCGTCGCCTGCGACAGGCGTTCCTGCGGGACCGACCTCATAGAGCCAGGTATCGGCGTAGCCCCAGGAGAACGGGTACCGCCGCTTCCCGCTCAGGCGCAGGCGAGGATGTCGCCACTCCCGCCCCACCGATATCCAGCGCGTTCCATCGGCGAGCACCGAGATGCGGGCCTGAAGCCCCCCCGCGAGATCGTCGTTGAACGTGAACCCGTTGACGTACACGGCCGTGGCGTCGTCGAGGGGGACATCGAGGACGTGCTGGCGCTCGAATCGCACCCGATCGAGGCCCAGCGCCGCGCTGATGCCGCGAGCCACGTCGATGTAGGTGGGGAGCAGGTCGACCCCCACCGCCGCGCACCCGTGGGCAAGCGCGGCCGCGAAGACCATCTTGCCGCGGCCGCAGCCGAGGTCGAAGAGCGTGTCGCTTGCGGTGAGACCCGCCTGCGCGCAGATGTCGAGGGCCACGTCATAGGGGGTCTCGCCGAAGGCGAAGCTCTCGTCGTCGAAGGCGTACAGGCCCGCGGCTCGTCGCTCGCGCCAGATGAACCAGGCGGGAAGACGCAGCAGGTAGGCCAGTGTGAGGCGGGCTTCCACGCGCCACAGGCCGGGCACCCGCGTCGCGGCACGCCACTCGCGAAACGGGGCGAGGAGCAGACCGCCCAGTCCTCCCGTTGGGATGGCGCCTGGGGGCGCATCGTCCGACTCGGGAAGAGGGGCTTCGCCTGTTCGGTCAGACACCGAGGAGGTTCGTCTCCACGCGCAGGCCGTGGGGGGCGCCGCCAAAGACCCCCCCGCGCTCGAGCACGACGGCATCGAGGCCGCGACGAGAAGCGGCCAGGGCGTCGAAGGTGCGGTCGGTGGCGACCACGGCCGGCAGCCCCACCTCCTGTGCCAGGACGGCGAATGCCGAACCCTCGCGCGCCGTGCGCTCGTCGATCTCGAGGAACCGGGCCACGTGAGGGGTGAGATCGCCCAGGGGGCCTGCGCGCAGCCACTCGCGCTGCACGGGTGCAGACAAGCCGTCGTACACCGCGACAGCCCCATCGCTGGCGCTCCATCGCTGCAGTGCCGCGCGGCAGTCGGCGTACACCTGTGGGCGCAGCGTGCCTGCGGCGAACGCCTCGAGCATCAGATGGCCGCAGACCGACACCACGGCGGGTGTGTGCCGGCTCTCCTGCAGCTTGGTTCGAACGGCCGTCACGGCCGCTTCACGCAGGCGCTGCGGGGATGCGTCTGAGGGGAAGTGCACGAAATCGGCGCGGCCGCTGGCGCGCTCTTCATCGGCTTCGGCGCGCAGGGCCGCGATGTCGGCCTCCAGTGCGGCGCTTTCGGCGTGCTCTTCGAAGAACGCAGGCAGCCTCGCCCACAGGTGCTGGAAGACCGCCCCGTCGAGATATCGGTGATCGACGAGGCCCCCGATCAGCTTCACGATGACCAGTCGCGGTGTGCTCATGCGGGCGAGGCTTTCGTGATCTGGCCTCGCCCCCCTGCCGCGGCGGGGGCACGCCGCGCTTCGGCGCCTGCTCCAGGAGCGGCGCGGGGAAGGTCCGCGCGGCGCGTTCGCGAAAGGAACAGGGATGCGTGACGAGCAGGCGAGGCCCAGGCCGGACGAGGCCCCAACCGTTTCGAGGGCGTGGCTGGCGCTGGTTTCGGTTCTCCTGGCGGCCATCGTCGGGCTCTCGGCGGTTCTGGCCATGTCGACCGTCGC includes these proteins:
- a CDS encoding DUF1311 domain-containing protein → MRRAVITLLACAVAILLPHGVTPAQAEPVAEVRAKAVVAFNEVDARLRAVFERVIAAAPEDTRAKMRKAQRTFTLYRDAAATAEAAIEQDASAAAMAWLRTATRLTEGRIRDLEALLSTLRSP
- a CDS encoding class I SAM-dependent methyltransferase, with amino-acid sequence MGLSRCTTACLHPCSASGCAQAPWAISPLTWPGSSRSTSARRARVRHSPSWHRRWGCRPWSPPTAPSTPWPLLVAASMPSCSSAGGSLAAPPTACAWRRTSSVSDRTGEAPLPESDDAPPGAIPTGGLGGLLLAPFREWRAATRVPGLWRVEARLTLAYLLRLPAWFIWRERRAAGLYAFDDESFAFGETPYDVALDICAQAGLTASDTLFDLGCGRGKMVFAAALAHGCAAVGVDLLPTYIDVARGISAALGLDRVRFERQHVLDVPLDDATAVYVNGFTFNDDLAGGLQARISVLADGTRWISVGREWRHPRLRLSGKRRYPFSWGYADTWLYEVGPAGTPVAGDADNHPSFESVWAQTLKPSDAGEEETP